From Arcticibacter tournemirensis, one genomic window encodes:
- the msrA gene encoding peptide-methionine (S)-S-oxide reductase MsrA, protein MSLIKLLPVTLLLSVILACNSSGQQKGTAAVKIDTVNKKAVAAFAEGCFWCSEHIFEELAGVDSAVSGYAGGHTKNPTYEEVCSEKTGHAETVLVYYNPKVISYSQLLDAFFTSHDPTTLNKQGPDEGSSYRSAIFYTNAEQQKAAAEAIKKWTPAFKNLIVTEVAPLKAFYRAEEYHQNYANENPYNSYIQNVSRPRFESFKRECKLKFKKD, encoded by the coding sequence ATGAGTCTGATTAAACTCCTTCCTGTAACGTTACTCTTAAGTGTAATTCTTGCATGCAATTCTTCCGGGCAGCAAAAAGGGACGGCTGCAGTCAAGATTGATACAGTAAATAAAAAGGCTGTCGCTGCCTTTGCAGAAGGCTGTTTCTGGTGTTCTGAGCATATTTTTGAGGAGCTTGCTGGTGTGGATTCTGCTGTCTCGGGTTATGCCGGCGGTCATACAAAAAATCCCACTTACGAAGAGGTATGCTCTGAAAAGACCGGACATGCCGAAACTGTTCTCGTTTATTACAATCCCAAAGTGATCTCGTACTCCCAGCTCCTGGATGCATTTTTTACATCCCACGATCCTACTACGCTCAACAAGCAAGGCCCGGATGAGGGATCATCATATCGTTCAGCTATCTTTTATACCAACGCTGAACAGCAGAAAGCTGCCGCGGAGGCAATCAAAAAATGGACACCTGCTTTTAAAAATTTGATTGTAACAGAGGTCGCCCCTCTGAAGGCGTTTTATCGGGCCGAGGAATACCATCAGAACTACGCGAATGAAAATCCATATAACTCCTATATACAGAATGTTTCCAGGCCCCGCTTCGAATCGTTCAAGAGGGAATGTAAGCTGAAGTTTAAGAAGGATTAA
- a CDS encoding YifB family Mg chelatase-like AAA ATPase, whose protein sequence is MPVKTFSSAVFGIEATTITVEVNITSGTKYFIVGLPDNAVRESMLRVESAVNTCGYHMPRQKIVVNLAPADIRKEGSSYDLAIAIGILNASGQIESDFLGKYLILGELSLDGTVQSVRGALPIAIQARKEGFRGLILPKANAREAAIVNDLEVYGADNLTEVIDFFKGTGTLKQTVVDTREEFFNNINNYNTDFADVKGQENIKRALEIAAAGGHNAILIGPPGSGKTMLAKRLPTILPPLNLFEALETTKIHSVAGKLAAADSLMTARPFRSPHHTISDVALVGGGSYPQPGEISLAHNGVLFLDELPEFKRTVLEVMRQPLEERRVTISRSKLTVDYPASFMLIASMNPCPCGFYNHPEKECTCPPGAVQKYLSKVSGPLLDRIDLHVEVTPVNFTELTSERKAESSDAIRERVIKAREIQTERFQGVKEVYCNAQMDSKSLREICRINEAGQLLLKKAMERLGLSARAYDRILKVSRTIADLACSEDIKIEHLAEAIHYRSLDREGWAG, encoded by the coding sequence ATGCCCGTAAAGACCTTTTCGAGTGCCGTATTTGGAATAGAAGCCACAACAATAACTGTTGAGGTGAATATTACCAGCGGAACCAAGTATTTTATAGTTGGACTGCCCGATAATGCAGTGAGAGAAAGTATGCTTCGGGTAGAGAGTGCCGTTAATACCTGCGGCTACCATATGCCCCGACAAAAAATAGTTGTAAATCTTGCGCCTGCTGATATACGTAAAGAGGGTTCTTCATATGATCTCGCCATCGCCATTGGTATTCTGAATGCTTCCGGCCAGATCGAAAGCGACTTCCTCGGGAAGTATCTCATTCTCGGTGAGCTATCTCTGGATGGTACGGTGCAATCTGTAAGAGGTGCTTTACCTATTGCTATTCAGGCACGAAAAGAAGGCTTCAGGGGATTGATACTCCCGAAGGCAAATGCACGTGAGGCTGCTATTGTGAACGATCTGGAGGTATACGGTGCGGATAATCTGACAGAGGTTATCGATTTTTTTAAAGGTACCGGAACATTAAAACAAACTGTTGTAGATACAAGGGAAGAGTTCTTTAATAACATCAATAATTATAACACTGATTTTGCTGATGTCAAGGGCCAGGAAAACATCAAAAGAGCATTAGAGATCGCCGCCGCCGGTGGACATAATGCGATCCTGATAGGCCCGCCCGGATCCGGCAAAACCATGCTTGCCAAAAGACTACCGACGATATTGCCGCCTTTAAACCTTTTCGAGGCTCTGGAAACTACGAAAATCCATTCAGTAGCAGGTAAACTGGCAGCCGCCGACTCGTTAATGACGGCACGCCCTTTCAGGTCTCCCCATCATACTATTAGTGATGTTGCGTTGGTAGGAGGAGGATCTTATCCGCAGCCTGGAGAGATTTCGCTGGCCCACAATGGCGTGTTGTTTCTGGATGAGCTTCCTGAATTTAAACGCACAGTGCTGGAGGTGATGCGGCAGCCGCTTGAGGAACGGCGAGTAACCATCTCGAGATCAAAGCTAACGGTTGATTACCCCGCCAGCTTTATGCTTATCGCTTCAATGAACCCCTGTCCCTGCGGCTTTTATAATCATCCCGAAAAGGAGTGTACCTGCCCGCCCGGAGCTGTTCAGAAATATCTCAGTAAGGTATCCGGACCATTGCTTGATCGTATAGATCTGCATGTGGAAGTTACGCCGGTGAATTTTACAGAGCTTACCTCTGAAAGGAAGGCAGAAAGCAGCGATGCTATTCGCGAAAGAGTAATAAAAGCCCGCGAGATCCAGACAGAGAGATTTCAGGGAGTGAAAGAGGTTTATTGCAATGCCCAAATGGATTCTAAGTCACTAAGAGAGATCTGCCGCATTAACGAAGCCGGGCAGCTGCTTCTCAAAAAAGCAATGGAGCGATTAGGACTGTCGGCCAGGGCATACGACAGGATTTTAAAAGTTTCTCGTACTATAGCCGATCTGGCCTGTTCTGAGGATATAAAAATAGAACATCTCGCGGAGGCGATTCATTACCGCAGCCTTGATCGCGAGGGGTGGGCCGGATAA
- a CDS encoding gliding motility lipoprotein GldH — translation MSKIVIFSCFLLLLVTIQGCSDVALIDTNQEIRSRNWSYPQKVRIPVEIKDPDRLYNVYMNLRHTADYKYSNIFVLIHQAGPGMKNLTERREFKLAYPDGEWLGSGSGNFYSYQLPFRENYKFPAKGTYTFEFEQNMRDNPLREVSDVGLRVEPVAK, via the coding sequence ATGAGTAAGATCGTTATATTTTCTTGCTTTTTGCTCCTCCTGGTTACAATCCAGGGCTGTAGTGATGTGGCTTTAATAGATACGAATCAGGAAATACGAAGCCGTAACTGGAGCTATCCACAAAAGGTTCGGATCCCCGTAGAGATTAAGGACCCCGACCGGCTGTATAATGTGTACATGAACCTCCGGCATACAGCAGACTATAAATATTCCAATATTTTTGTTTTAATTCATCAGGCTGGTCCCGGAATGAAGAACCTGACAGAAAGAAGAGAGTTTAAGCTGGCTTATCCCGATGGCGAATGGCTCGGGAGCGGCTCCGGCAATTTCTACAGCTATCAGTTACCGTTCAGGGAAAACTACAAGTTCCCGGCCAAAGGAACATATACTTTCGAATTTGAACAGAACATGCGCGATAACCCGTTGAGGGAGGTAAGTGATGTAGGCCTGAGGGTTGAACCTGTCGCAAAATAA
- a CDS encoding PSP1 domain-containing protein, with protein MGCGSCSTGGCTPAGCKSNGTCLTNGCSKLDVYDWLSHMDMPTNYKPFNVVEVKFKGSRKDFYINHENVYLEMGELVVVETATGGYDIGHISLTGELVRMQIKKKHLKLEDIVKKIIRKATPADADKWKAAKDLEWETMHKARTLALSLGLSMKLSDVDYQGDKTKATFYYTAEGRVDFRELIKKMAESFRIRIEMRQIGMRQEASRLGGLGSCGRELCCSTWLTDFKTVSTSAARYQNLSLNTLKLAGQCGKLKCCLNYELDTYMDALRDIPDDVDKLETIKGMARLQKTDIFKKLMWFSYPNEESWIPLDIKRVREIQQMNKQGEKPEDLKDEAVEIEPAAVAKILDYENVVGQDSITRLDEKSNKKKKKRGGKNRNRQENNGAQAQAGGPSERDRDVVKAKPQDAPARQQPNKQQQPNKQQPAAADQQNKPADQQSKKAHGPRHFRRNRNNNRPKSNE; from the coding sequence ATGGGATGTGGATCATGTTCAACAGGCGGTTGTACGCCTGCAGGCTGCAAAAGTAACGGCACTTGCCTTACTAATGGATGCAGCAAATTAGATGTTTACGATTGGCTGTCGCATATGGACATGCCAACTAATTATAAGCCGTTCAATGTAGTTGAAGTGAAATTTAAAGGTTCAAGAAAGGACTTTTACATTAATCACGAAAACGTCTATCTTGAAATGGGTGAGCTGGTGGTGGTTGAAACTGCCACGGGTGGCTATGATATCGGCCATATTTCTCTTACCGGCGAACTGGTAAGGATGCAGATCAAAAAGAAGCATCTGAAACTGGAAGATATTGTCAAGAAGATCATCAGGAAAGCGACTCCTGCTGATGCCGATAAATGGAAAGCAGCAAAAGATCTAGAATGGGAAACCATGCACAAGGCTCGTACCCTTGCACTTAGCCTTGGGCTTTCGATGAAGCTGAGCGACGTGGATTACCAGGGAGATAAAACGAAAGCCACCTTTTACTATACTGCTGAAGGACGGGTAGATTTCCGGGAGCTGATCAAAAAGATGGCTGAATCGTTCCGGATCCGTATTGAAATGCGACAAATTGGTATGCGCCAGGAGGCAAGCCGTCTGGGGGGCCTTGGATCCTGCGGAAGGGAATTATGCTGCAGTACCTGGTTAACTGATTTTAAAACCGTTTCAACCTCAGCGGCCCGTTACCAGAATTTGTCGCTTAACACGCTGAAACTCGCAGGCCAGTGCGGTAAGCTCAAGTGTTGCCTCAATTATGAGCTCGACACCTATATGGATGCGTTGAGAGATATTCCCGACGATGTAGACAAGCTCGAAACTATTAAGGGAATGGCCCGGCTTCAGAAGACAGATATCTTCAAGAAGCTCATGTGGTTTAGCTACCCCAACGAAGAAAGCTGGATTCCTCTGGATATTAAGCGCGTACGTGAGATTCAGCAAATGAATAAACAGGGCGAAAAGCCCGAAGATTTGAAGGATGAAGCGGTTGAAATTGAACCCGCTGCGGTCGCAAAGATTCTTGATTACGAGAATGTTGTCGGACAAGACAGTATTACGCGGCTTGACGAAAAAAGCAATAAGAAGAAAAAGAAGCGCGGCGGAAAAAACAGGAACCGGCAGGAGAATAACGGAGCTCAGGCTCAGGCTGGAGGGCCCTCTGAAAGAGATAGAGATGTTGTAAAAGCAAAGCCGCAGGATGCTCCTGCCCGGCAGCAGCCTAACAAGCAGCAGCAGCCTAACAAGCAGCAGCCCGCAGCGGCCGACCAGCAGAATAAGCCGGCAGACCAGCAGAGTAAAAAAGCTCATGGCCCCCGTCATTTCAGAAGAAACAGGAATAACAATCGCCCGAAAAGCAATGAGTAA
- a CDS encoding ATP-binding protein gives MQFRDIIGQHDIKRQLIQTVQENRISHARLFLGPEGAGCLPLALAYAQYISCENRTATDSCGECASCRKYSRLIHPDLHFSYPFFARHKDDTALSFIEEWRDAFLSNPYLGLDEWRNQLDAENKQANINIAECHQIIKKLSLKPFESEYKVLIMWLPEYLDKAGNTLLKIIEEPPQKTLFLLVAQSQDQILNTILSRTQLIKVPRLKDQDVKEFLINKFHIQDEQAARITYLSEGNVQTAINLSKEESNNNFGLFTDWLRMCFTNRGIQVIEFAETASRMGRENQKNFLRYGTKLLREVMMLLSGAEDLVHLPQNEKAFAENFKRSADLAKTEALVSELEKAHYHIERNANPKILFLDVSLQFIKILKFNTLPRGTQYIYT, from the coding sequence ATGCAGTTTAGGGATATTATAGGGCAGCATGATATAAAAAGGCAATTAATTCAAACTGTTCAGGAGAACAGGATAAGTCATGCCCGCTTATTTCTCGGTCCCGAGGGAGCAGGATGCCTTCCTCTGGCGCTGGCTTATGCGCAGTATATTTCATGCGAAAATCGCACTGCCACAGATAGTTGTGGTGAATGCGCTTCTTGCCGCAAGTATAGCAGGCTCATTCACCCCGACCTGCATTTTTCATATCCTTTTTTTGCCCGGCATAAGGATGATACGGCGCTTTCTTTTATAGAAGAGTGGCGTGACGCGTTCCTTTCCAATCCCTACCTGGGCCTTGATGAGTGGAGGAATCAACTGGACGCCGAAAATAAACAGGCCAATATCAATATAGCCGAATGCCATCAGATAATAAAAAAGCTTAGCCTTAAGCCTTTTGAGTCTGAGTATAAGGTGCTGATCATGTGGTTGCCCGAGTATCTCGACAAAGCCGGGAATACACTTTTAAAGATCATTGAAGAACCACCTCAAAAGACTTTGTTTCTGCTGGTGGCACAAAGTCAGGACCAGATATTAAATACCATCCTCTCGCGTACACAGCTAATAAAAGTTCCGCGGTTGAAGGATCAGGATGTGAAGGAATTCCTGATTAATAAATTCCATATTCAGGACGAGCAGGCTGCAAGGATAACGTATTTAAGCGAAGGCAATGTGCAAACGGCGATTAACCTCAGTAAGGAAGAAAGTAATAATAACTTCGGCCTTTTTACCGATTGGTTAAGAATGTGTTTTACGAATCGTGGAATACAGGTTATTGAGTTTGCCGAAACTGCTTCGCGTATGGGCAGGGAAAACCAAAAGAATTTTCTGCGTTACGGAACAAAGTTACTGCGTGAAGTGATGATGCTCCTGTCAGGTGCAGAAGATCTCGTTCATTTACCCCAAAATGAAAAAGCTTTTGCTGAAAACTTCAAGCGATCTGCAGATCTTGCTAAGACCGAGGCGCTTGTATCCGAACTTGAAAAAGCACATTACCACATCGAAAGGAATGCAAATCCTAAAATCTTATTTTTAGATGTATCTTTGCAGTTCATAAAAATTTTAAAGTTTAATACGCTCCCGCGAGGGACTCAATATATATATACTTAA
- the ruvX gene encoding Holliday junction resolvase RuvX, whose translation MARLIAFDYGTKRIGIAVTDPLQIIATGLTTIHPKDILDFLKKYMQTEQVERFIVGEPKQMDGSASQSAMHVKGFITLLKKNFPGIPIDRIDERFTSKMASAAIALSGLKKADRQKKELIDTVSATIILQSYMERKNF comes from the coding sequence ATGGCCCGGTTAATTGCTTTTGATTATGGAACGAAACGAATTGGTATTGCCGTTACCGATCCATTGCAGATCATAGCGACCGGACTTACCACCATTCATCCGAAAGATATTTTAGATTTTCTGAAAAAATACATGCAAACCGAACAGGTAGAACGGTTTATTGTAGGCGAGCCGAAACAAATGGACGGCAGCGCCTCACAATCCGCAATGCATGTAAAGGGATTCATTACCCTTCTAAAGAAAAACTTCCCGGGCATCCCTATTGACAGGATCGACGAACGGTTCACATCAAAAATGGCCTCAGCTGCCATTGCTCTTAGCGGACTTAAAAAAGCGGATCGCCAAAAGAAGGAGCTGATTGACACGGTATCGGCTACTATTATTTTACAGTCGTATATGGAGCGGAAAAATTTTTAA
- the recQ gene encoding DNA helicase RecQ, with translation MALPAHEILKKYFGYDHFRHQQEEIIQKIVSGKDVLVLMPTGGGKSVCYQVPALMLDGICIVISPLISLMKDQVDALKSNGIAAAYLNSSQNYKEQQEILDSCYRKEIALLYVSPEKLISDLTTIVQMAKPSMFAIDEAHCISAWGHDFRPEYIQLGLLREKFSHIPFVALTATADKVTRKDIIKQLNLKNPEVFVSSFDRQNLSLEVRIGIKPKQKLIEIISFIRKHRNQSGIIYCLSRNKCEDVTSALIEAGVNAGFYHAGMSSAARAKVQEDFINDELQVVCATIAFGMGIDKSNVRWVIHFNLPKNMEGYYQEIGRAGRDGLPSETILYYNYADLTMLNKFAAESGQAEINLEKLKRIQHYAEADICRRKILLNYFSENLEDNCGNCDVCKNPRRHFDGTILVQKALSAIARMEEKEGAMMVIDVLRGSMKAEIMQAGYNKLKTHGVGSEISAFDWQRYLMQMLNLGILEMAYDENFALKITDRGKEILFGKRKAELTALQPIVRKEKKQELRQVETVDYDDELFNKLREIRRQFSLEEEVPAYIIFSDATLHQMAKTQPVTRREMLNITGVGEHKLEKYGSIFLNTIDNHIKNQSGIRQRI, from the coding sequence ATGGCTTTACCGGCTCACGAGATCCTGAAAAAATATTTTGGGTACGATCACTTCAGGCATCAGCAGGAAGAAATAATACAGAAAATAGTTTCGGGGAAAGATGTTCTCGTTTTAATGCCAACAGGAGGGGGTAAATCGGTGTGCTACCAGGTACCTGCCTTAATGCTCGATGGCATATGTATCGTAATCTCGCCGCTCATATCATTGATGAAAGACCAGGTAGACGCACTAAAAAGCAATGGAATTGCTGCTGCCTATCTGAACAGCTCACAGAATTATAAGGAGCAACAGGAGATACTTGATTCGTGTTACCGTAAGGAAATTGCATTATTATATGTATCGCCCGAAAAACTTATATCCGATTTAACGACTATCGTTCAGATGGCTAAACCTTCGATGTTTGCCATTGACGAAGCGCATTGCATCTCCGCCTGGGGGCATGATTTCAGACCCGAATATATACAGCTGGGCTTGCTACGGGAGAAATTCAGCCACATCCCTTTTGTTGCCTTAACTGCCACGGCAGATAAGGTTACCCGGAAAGACATCATAAAACAACTTAACTTAAAGAATCCAGAGGTATTTGTTTCATCTTTTGACCGGCAGAACTTAAGTCTTGAAGTCCGTATCGGTATTAAGCCGAAGCAAAAGCTTATTGAAATCATATCTTTTATCAGAAAGCATAGAAACCAGAGTGGCATAATTTATTGCCTGAGTCGTAATAAATGCGAAGACGTCACTTCTGCTCTCATTGAAGCGGGCGTTAACGCAGGATTTTATCACGCCGGAATGAGCTCTGCGGCCAGGGCAAAGGTTCAGGAAGATTTTATAAATGATGAATTGCAGGTAGTCTGCGCAACCATTGCCTTTGGCATGGGAATAGACAAATCGAACGTGCGGTGGGTGATTCATTTTAATCTTCCTAAAAACATGGAAGGTTACTACCAGGAAATAGGAAGGGCAGGCCGCGACGGGCTGCCTTCGGAAACTATTCTTTATTATAACTACGCCGATCTCACTATGCTTAACAAGTTTGCAGCTGAGAGCGGACAGGCTGAAATTAACCTCGAAAAACTTAAAAGAATACAGCACTATGCAGAAGCTGATATCTGCAGGCGTAAAATCCTTCTGAACTATTTTTCGGAGAATCTGGAAGACAACTGCGGCAATTGTGATGTCTGCAAAAATCCGCGCCGGCATTTTGACGGGACGATACTGGTTCAGAAAGCTCTTTCGGCTATTGCACGAATGGAAGAAAAGGAAGGGGCAATGATGGTAATAGATGTACTGCGCGGTTCTATGAAGGCGGAAATTATGCAGGCCGGGTACAATAAATTAAAGACGCATGGGGTAGGCTCTGAAATCAGCGCTTTTGATTGGCAACGATACCTGATGCAAATGCTTAACCTCGGCATACTTGAAATGGCATATGATGAGAATTTTGCACTCAAGATTACTGATCGCGGAAAAGAGATCCTTTTTGGTAAACGTAAAGCCGAACTTACCGCACTGCAGCCTATCGTTCGCAAGGAGAAAAAACAGGAGCTTAGGCAGGTTGAAACCGTAGATTACGATGATGAGCTGTTTAACAAACTACGCGAGATCAGGCGGCAGTTTTCTCTGGAAGAAGAGGTGCCTGCTTATATAATCTTCAGCGACGCCACGCTGCATCAAATGGCCAAAACGCAACCTGTAACGAGGCGTGAGATGCTGAATATAACTGGCGTTGGTGAACATAAACTTGAAAAATACGGATCAATCTTCCTCAATACGATAGATAATCACATCAAAAACCAGAGCGGCATCAGGCAACGTATTTGA